The following proteins are encoded in a genomic region of Candidatus Marinarcus aquaticus:
- a CDS encoding HAL/PAL/TAL family ammonia-lyase, with amino-acid sequence MNLSIDKRYITLDEIIQASQVNISTDQVFLDYINKTHDFLMNQIRDGKPIYGITTGYGASGKNYVTFEDSKTLQKNLFRFHGCGIGKNLSHKVCRYAVIMRTISLSKARSGVSVELLHRLEMLVQKDIIPVIPSQGSVGASGDLTPLSYIAAVIAGEREVYYQGEIKPAIEVYESLGITPYEFKPKEALAIMNGTTIMSAIALAAIEEFEVILDSMESYVAGMFEVLLGDDTPVADFVHDSKPFSGQIATAKNIQNKIAGSKLTHGRDDRYDKFFADNDLNIQDNYSMRCAPQVLGVVRDNLDISKKWVETEINSVNDNPLIDGENEKIYTSGNFYGGYVAHAMDTLKICAANLADLLDKEFALLVDHKFNRGLGENLKLSHEPFYHGFKAMQISLSSLSADVIKNTTAASIHSRPTESLNQDKVSMGTTAANDFAKMIPELYNMLSIAFIGMAQAVDIRGNDQVSPHLKNIYNATREIVKPLYEDRRMDIDIVEMYKLLEAGTFK; translated from the coding sequence ATGAACCTATCAATTGACAAGAGATACATCACTTTAGATGAGATTATCCAAGCATCGCAAGTAAATATCTCAACTGACCAAGTATTTTTAGACTATATCAACAAAACACACGACTTTTTGATGAATCAAATTCGTGATGGTAAGCCTATTTATGGAATTACAACAGGATATGGTGCCAGCGGTAAAAACTACGTTACGTTTGAAGACAGTAAAACCTTACAAAAAAATCTTTTCAGATTTCATGGTTGTGGTATTGGGAAAAACCTTTCTCATAAAGTATGCCGATATGCAGTAATCATGAGAACCATCTCATTGAGTAAAGCACGTTCGGGAGTGAGCGTTGAACTGCTTCACCGACTTGAAATGCTGGTACAAAAAGATATTATCCCAGTAATTCCATCTCAGGGTTCAGTGGGAGCAAGTGGTGATTTAACGCCGCTTTCATATATTGCAGCTGTTATTGCAGGTGAGCGAGAAGTATACTATCAAGGTGAGATTAAACCTGCCATTGAAGTGTATGAGAGTTTAGGCATAACTCCCTATGAGTTTAAACCTAAAGAAGCGTTAGCCATCATGAATGGTACAACCATCATGAGTGCCATTGCTTTAGCAGCCATTGAAGAGTTTGAAGTCATTTTAGACTCAATGGAATCATATGTTGCAGGGATGTTTGAAGTGCTTTTAGGAGATGATACGCCTGTTGCAGACTTTGTACATGACTCAAAACCATTCAGTGGTCAAATTGCCACGGCAAAAAACATCCAAAACAAAATTGCTGGGTCTAAACTCACTCACGGAAGAGATGACCGATACGATAAATTCTTTGCAGATAATGATTTAAATATCCAAGACAACTACTCAATGCGTTGTGCACCACAAGTTTTAGGTGTGGTTCGAGATAATTTAGACATCTCTAAAAAATGGGTGGAAACAGAGATTAATTCCGTCAATGATAACCCGCTTATTGATGGAGAGAATGAAAAAATCTATACTTCTGGAAACTTCTATGGTGGATATGTTGCACACGCAATGGATACCCTTAAAATTTGTGCAGCTAATTTAGCAGACTTATTGGATAAAGAGTTTGCTCTGTTAGTTGACCACAAGTTTAACCGAGGATTAGGGGAGAACTTAAAACTCTCTCATGAACCATTTTACCATGGATTTAAAGCAATGCAAATCAGCTTAAGTTCTTTAAGTGCTGATGTGATTAAAAATACAACGGCTGCTTCCATTCACTCACGACCAACCGAGTCATTGAACCAAGATAAAGTCTCAATGGGTACCACTGCGGCGAATGATTTTGCTAAAATGATTCCAGAACTTTATAACATGCTCTCCATAGCATTTATTGGTATGGCACAAGCCGTGGATATTCGAGGAAATGACCAAGTATCTCCACACCTTAAAAATATCTACAATGCAACGCGAGAGATTGTTAAACCTTTATATGAAGACAGAAGAATGGACATTGATATTGTAGAGATGTACAAACTTTTAGAAGCTGGAACATTCAAATAA
- a CDS encoding B12-binding domain-containing radical SAM protein, producing MDIIFVNPPYEQIAKGFDCVRHISNQSPSLGLLHLAAQVIEDGFSCSIIECAIERLSIEETVEKILEHNPKFVGITLFTVGVHNANLIAKALKEKAPHITILVGGPHISSMGMETMERFQSFDIAVMNEGEITLSKLLPALKNNQDISNVEDIIYRDQNQLVQTTNRTIQIELDDLPLPSWHLLPNFPKGYPLTVFDYPKGPVATFSASRGCPFKCEFCDTSTFGAKIRYYSPQKVFEIMQYLQNTYGITHLQFVDDLFVASKKRILKLCELIIESNFKMTWSCTARVDSINPEILHQMKKAGCWEISYGLESGSDAMLKNMRKATKTEQARNAVQWTHDAGIRCKGLLMLGYPGEDESTIAQTKAFVKELPLTTMNLSKFTPYPGSPIYIKLYGTSMRDEDWDRMNGMNFIYEPEHVSMEKLHFEYRNILEGFYQRPQIAHHYVKMILRYPTHLMRLLKFGLCSFKAKYLKKAR from the coding sequence ATGGATATTATATTTGTAAATCCCCCGTATGAACAGATTGCCAAAGGGTTTGATTGTGTACGACATATCTCAAACCAATCACCCTCTTTAGGGCTTTTACATTTAGCAGCACAAGTGATTGAAGATGGTTTTTCTTGCTCTATCATTGAGTGTGCGATTGAAAGACTCAGTATTGAAGAAACCGTTGAGAAAATCTTAGAACACAATCCAAAATTTGTGGGCATCACACTTTTTACAGTGGGAGTACACAATGCCAACTTGATTGCCAAAGCTTTGAAAGAAAAAGCACCTCATATCACCATCTTAGTTGGGGGTCCTCACATCTCATCGATGGGAATGGAAACCATGGAGCGTTTTCAAAGTTTTGATATTGCGGTGATGAATGAAGGAGAAATCACTCTTTCTAAACTCTTACCCGCACTTAAAAACAACCAAGACATCTCTAATGTAGAAGACATCATTTACAGAGACCAAAATCAACTTGTTCAAACAACCAACAGAACAATACAAATAGAACTGGATGACCTGCCTCTGCCTTCTTGGCATTTGTTGCCTAACTTTCCAAAAGGGTATCCTTTAACAGTTTTTGATTATCCCAAAGGACCCGTGGCTACTTTTTCTGCTTCAAGAGGCTGTCCATTTAAATGCGAGTTTTGTGATACCTCTACATTTGGAGCAAAGATTCGGTACTACTCGCCACAAAAAGTGTTTGAAATCATGCAGTATCTTCAAAACACTTATGGCATCACGCATCTGCAATTTGTGGATGATTTGTTTGTGGCCAGTAAAAAACGTATTTTAAAACTGTGCGAACTCATCATTGAAAGCAATTTTAAAATGACATGGAGTTGTACGGCACGTGTTGACAGCATTAACCCTGAAATTCTTCATCAAATGAAAAAAGCGGGATGTTGGGAAATCAGCTACGGTTTGGAATCAGGAAGTGATGCCATGCTTAAAAATATGCGAAAAGCCACCAAAACAGAGCAAGCACGTAATGCGGTGCAATGGACACATGACGCGGGTATTCGATGCAAAGGACTTTTAATGTTGGGGTATCCAGGTGAAGATGAAAGCACTATTGCACAGACCAAAGCCTTTGTTAAAGAGTTGCCATTGACAACCATGAATCTCTCAAAATTCACACCTTATCCAGGCTCCCCTATTTATATCAAACTCTATGGTACCTCTATGAGAGATGAGGATTGGGACAGAATGAACGGGATGAACTTCATCTATGAACCTGAACATGTGAGTATGGAAAAACTGCACTTTGAGTATCGAAATATTTTAGAAGGTTTTTACCAACGTCCTCAAATTGCGCATCACTATGTTAAAATGATATTGAGATATCCAACGCATCTTATGCGATTGCTCAAATTTGGCTTGTGTTCTTTTAAAGCCAAATATCTCAAAAAGGCACGATAA
- a CDS encoding SDR family NAD(P)-dependent oxidoreductase — translation MERKRVLVTGATGSIGEAIVKEYAQNGYFVIIHYNSNQEKAQALLESIDNVGELITFNMQDKASIKSALEDITVDVLINNAGIIKDNLFFFMSDDEWEDVINTNLTGMYYVTKMISKNMMMQKSGSIVNVASISGLGGNAGQANYSASKGGVIAFTKTLSIELGRYNIRVNALAPGIIESEMIENIPNTKELKKGIPLGRFGQAQEVAQCAYFIGNSATYVSGEVLNISGAMVR, via the coding sequence ATGGAAAGAAAAAGAGTATTAGTCACAGGAGCAACAGGAAGTATTGGGGAAGCCATCGTTAAAGAGTATGCCCAAAATGGTTACTTTGTTATCATCCACTACAACAGCAATCAAGAAAAAGCACAAGCACTGCTTGAAAGCATTGATAATGTGGGTGAACTTATTACGTTTAACATGCAAGATAAGGCTTCGATTAAATCTGCTTTAGAAGATATCACCGTGGATGTGTTAATCAATAATGCAGGTATTATAAAAGACAACCTCTTTTTCTTTATGAGTGATGATGAGTGGGAAGATGTGATTAACACCAACCTTACAGGAATGTACTACGTTACGAAGATGATTTCAAAAAACATGATGATGCAAAAGAGTGGAAGCATTGTTAATGTGGCTTCGATTTCAGGTCTGGGAGGCAATGCAGGGCAAGCCAACTACAGTGCAAGCAAAGGAGGCGTGATTGCCTTTACAAAAACGCTTTCAATTGAACTTGGACGATACAACATTCGAGTGAATGCACTCGCCCCAGGTATCATTGAATCAGAAATGATTGAGAACATTCCAAACACCAAAGAGTTAAAAAAAGGAATTCCTTTAGGACGATTTGGACAAGCACAAGAAGTAGCACAATGTGCTTACTTTATAGGAAACAGTGCAACCTATGTCAGTGGAGAGGTTCTGAATATCAGTGGGGCAATGGTGCGTTAA